The DNA segment GGTCGCTTCCGCTCACCACGTGAAGATAGGCCAGATTGTAGACCTCTCCTTGAGCCGTCCTCACCTCGTCGGCAATCAAGGCCTCCAGATCATCGTCGGATATCTCCGCCTTCTTATCGGCGAGCTCCTTGAAGCGTTCATATGTCCGCTCGAGCTCATCATCGGCAAGAACATGGCCCATATTCTCCAAATGTTGACGGAGGGCGTGACGTCCAGAGGTCTTGCCCAAAATTATCTTGCTCTCGGTGAGACCCACCCTTTCCGGGCTCATGATCTCGTAGGTGGTCCTATCCTTGAGCATGCCATCGGTATGAATGCCAGAGGAGTGGGCAAAGGCGTTGGCCCCGACTATCGCCTTGTTGAATTGGATCTGATAGCCGGTCAAGGTGCTGACGAGGCGACTGGTCCTGATTATCTCTTCGGTCTTAATGTTGGTCTTCTTGCCAAGGCTTGGATAGTGAGTATCTAAGATCATGATCAGCTCTTCCAAGGCGGCATTACCGGCCCGCTCGCCGAGGCCGTTTATGGTACACTCCACCTGGTTTGCTCCATTCTGGACGGCGGCCAGGCTATTGGCCACAGCAAGGCCAAGATCATTGTGGCAATGGACGCTTAAGATCACGTCATTTAGCCCGGCCACATTATTCTTAAGCTCCCTTATCAAGCGGCCAAATTCATCGGGTAGCGCGTAGCCGACCGTATCTGGAATATTTATCCGGGTTGCCCCCGCCTCGATGGCCGCGCCAACCACCTTGCAGAGAAAATTAAAGTCTGAGCGAGTGGCATCTTCGGGCGAGAACTCCACCTCGTCGAGATAGCTTTTGGCCCTTTTGACGGCCGCTTCGGCCATCTTCAATACCTCATCCTTGCTCTTTTTGAGTTTGCGCTCGATATGTATGTCTGAGGTGGCCAAAAAGGTGTGGATCATCGGTTTTTCGGCCCCTTTGACCGCTTCGAAGGCGCGATCGATATCGGCATCAACGGCCCGAGCCAGCCCCGCAACGAAGGGCCCTTTTATCCGATCGGCCACGGTCTTGACCGCTTCAAAGTCGCCCGGCGAGGTTATGGGAAAACCGGCCTCGATGGCATCGACCCCGAGCCTTGCCAACTGCTCTGCAATCTCGAGCTTTTCGCGAATATTTAAACTTATGCCGGGTGACTGCTCGCCATCCCTTAGCGTTGTATCGAATATGTAGACCTTATCTTCCATCTCCGCCTCTAGATGTTTAAATCGACGAATTTCGCCTTCATGACTCCTGGTATCGCCTCTATCTCCTTTAATGCTTTCTCCGAAATCGGCTCGTCCACGTTGAGTACACTTATGGCATCGCCCCTCGCCTTCATCCGGCCAAACTGCATCCTGGCTATATTTACGTTGTGCTTGCCGAGGGTGGTTCCAATATTTCCGATCATGCCCGGCCGGTCCTCGTTATGAACGATTAGCATATACTCCGATGGGATGACATCGACATCGTAGCCGAAGAGATTCATTATCCTCATCTTGCCCGGACTAAGCAGGGTGCCCGAGACGACGAAGTCATCCTTGCTCAAGGTTATCGAATTGACATATTCACAAGTCTTGGTCGTCCGGCTCTCCTTGACCTCGATGCCCCTCTCGGCGGCCAGACTCGGCGCGTTAACATAGGTTACCGGCTCTTGAACCACAGACTCCAGAAGACCCTTTATTACGGCGATGGTTAAAAGCTCTAGGCTCTTCCCGGTCGCTATGTCGCCGGAATACTCAATATCCAAGGAGTTTATCTGACCGCCCGCAAGCTTCATAAAGAATTTGCCCAAGACCTCGGCCAGTGGCAGAAATGGTTTTAAGATATCCACGGTCTCGGGGGCGACCGCCGCCACATTGACCGCGTTGCTGACAAAATCGCCCTTTAGGGCGGCAATCACCTGCTCGGCGACGATTACGCCCGCCTTATCCTGAGCCTCTATGGTTGAGGCGGCGATATGAGGTGTGACTATTACGCTGTCCAACTCAAGCAGGGGTCCCTTGGTATAGGGCTCTTCGGTAAATACATCTATGCCGGCTCCGGCCACCTTGCCATCCTTTATGGCATCGGCCAAGGCCTGCTCATCCACTATCCCGCCCCTTGAGGTATTTATGATCCTGACCCCGTCCTTCATCATGGCAAACTCTTTCTTTCCTATCAAACCCAGAGTCTCTTTAGCTTTTGGCAAGTGAACCGTTATCACATCACAGACCTTGAAGAAGTCGGCGATATTGTCGATGACTTCGATGCCTATCTGTTTGAAGCGGTCGGATGAGACATAAGGATCGTAGGCTACGACCTTCATGCCCAATCCCCTTGCCCGGCTGGCCACCAAGGTTCCGATGCGACCCAAACCGAGTACCCCCATCACCTTATCATTCAACTCAATCCCCATGAATTTGGACTTCTCCCACTTGCCGTTCTTCATTGAGTTGGTGGCCTGAACTATCATCCTGGCTTGGGTCATCAGCAGGGCCAATGCATGTTCAGCTGCGGATATGATGTTGCTCTGGGGAGCGTTGGCCACAATGATACCCCGCTTGGTCGCGGCCATTATGTCTATGTTGTCGACGCCGATACCGGCCCGGCCGATCACCTTTAGTTTAGAACCCTTCATGATGGCTTCCTTATCGACCTGAGTTGCGCTTCTTACGATCAAGCCGTCGTAGTCAGAGAGACAGGCCAGCATGTCATCTCTGGACATATCGAAAGCTAAGTCCACCTCAAATCCGGCCTCCTTCAGCTTCTCAATACCGAGATCTGCAATCTGCTCTTTGACAAGTACCTTCATTCTCTTCGCTCCCTTTGCCTATCGATTGGATCTATTTAAAAATCGTTCTCCAAAAATACCTTCTCAGCGGCCGTGATACCGGCCCCTTGTTCGAATTTATAGGCGAGCTCTTTTAGGGTCATCTCAATTCCGCTTAGAGTGGTTATGATATCAAACCTATCATAATAGCCCAAGTGACCGAGGCGAAATATTAGACCGGTCACCTTGCCTTGGCCACCGGCTATGGTCAGCCCGTACTTCTCCCTCATGATCTTGACTATCTCCTTGCTATTTATCCCTTCCGGCGCCTTTATGGCCGTGACCGCATTGGAGGTATCATCACATGCTCCGAAGAACTCCAAACCCAGAGCTTTGACACCGGCTCGGGCCGCTTTGCCCAAGATACTATGTCTCTTGATTATATTGTCCAGCCCCTCGGCCTTGATCATCTTGAGCGCCTCATCGAGGGCCAAGACCAGCGAGACGGGCGGGGTGAAGGGGTTCTGGGGCGTATCTTTCTTGAGAGCGGCCAGCGATTTTTCGTAGCTGAAGTAAAATTTGGGCAGCGTTGATTTCTCCACCATCGCCCAGGCCTTCTCGGATACGGCCGCAAAGGCGAGCCCGGGCGGGGCCATGAGCGCCTTTTGAGAGCCGCATACGGCCACATCAACGTGCCAAGCGTCCGTCCGAAATTCGAGGGCGCCAAGACCGCTAACCGTATCGACTATCAAGGCGGCCTTGGTATCTTTGACCATATCGCCTATGACCTTAATGTCGTTGACGATGCCGGTCGAGGTCTCGCTATGGGTAACGAAGACCCCCTTGATATCGGGATCATTAGCAAGGGACTTCCTTATATCATCGGGATTTGCCTTCTCTCCCCACTCATAGGCGAGCTCTGTCACCTCGAGACCGTAGGCCTTGGATATTTTGGCAAAACGCTCTCCGAAGTTTCCGGTATTTACCACGATGACCTTATCGCCTTGTGAAAATAGGTTGACGACGGCCGACTCCATAGCTCCGGTTCCCGACGAGCTGAAGATGAGGACATCATTGTCGGTCTGAAAGACATATTTTAGGCCATCCAAGACCGAGGTGAAGACCTTGGAGTAGTAAGGAGCCCGGTGATGGATCATCGGCTTAGCCTGGGCGAGCAAGACTTCGGCCGGGACTGGGGTCGGACCTGGAGTCATCAGGTAATTTTTCTTCATTGCTTGTGCCACCTTTCACAATCTTTTAAAACAATCTTACCCAATTTCGGGCAGAACCACAAGCTAAAAGAGGTAGTAATCTACTTCTTTATCCAGCTCATCATGGAGCGGAGTCTCTTGCCGACCTGCTCTATTTGATGGTCGGCTTCCCGTTTCTTGATCGCGTTGTAGACTGGGCGTCCGGCCATGTTCTCGAGTATCCACTCATTGGCGAACTCACCGTCTTGTATGCGACGGAGGGCCTCCTTCATGGCCGCCCGCGAGCTCTCCCCGATGATCTTCTTGCCAACGGATATATCGCCGTATTCGGCCGTATCGCTTATCGAGTAGCGCATGCCACTGATGCCGCTCTCATAGATGAGATCGACTATCAGCTTTAGCTCATGCAAGCATTCGAAGTAGGCGACCTCGGGTTGATAGCCGGCCCCAACCAACGTCTCAAACCCCGCTCTGATAAGCTCGGAGGTGCCGCCGCAGAGGACGCACTGCTCGCCGAAGAGATCGGTCTCGGTCTCCTCTTTGAAGGTGGTTTCAAGGACGCCCGCCCGAGTGGAACCGATGCCCTTGGCGTAAGCCAAGCTGATCTCCTTGGCCTTACCTGAGTGATCTTGATAGATTGCAAAGAGGGCCGGAACGCCATTACCCTCCTGATAGGTCCGCCTGACCAGGTGACCGGGTCCTTTGGGAGCGACCATGATGACATCGACGTCTTCCCTTGGAAGTATCTGATGAAAATGGATATTGAAGCCGTGGGCAAACATCAGCACATTTCCGGGAGCGAGATTCTCATTTATCTCCGAGTAGAAGACCTGCTTCTGAACCTGGTCGGGAACGAGGATCATGATGATATCGGCCGCCTTGGCGGCCTGACCCGGCTCCATCAGAGTAAGCCCAGCCTCACGCACGGCCGAGGCCGACTTGCTATCCTTCTTGAGTCCAACCACCACATCTAACCCGCTCTCGTGAAGGTTTAAAGCGTGGGCGTGGCCCTGGCTTCCAAAGCCGATAACGGCTATTTTTTTCCCTTTAATGACGCCCAGGTCTCCGTCCTTGTCGTAGTACATCTCTGCCATTAATTCCTCCTTGAGTTGATGATCGATGATCAAACTTAAGTTAAAAATCAAACCAGCTATCTATTCCGATTTTAGTCCCCGGCTCAGAGCGATCTTGCCGGTTCTGGCAAGCTCCTTGATACCGTAGGGACGGAGCATCTCCTCAAAGGCGTTGAGCTTGTCGGCGCTTCCGGTTATCTCGATGGTCAAGGTATTTTTGGCCACGTCGACGATATTGGCTCTGAAGATATCGACTATCTCGATTATCTGTGCCCGGGTGGTTGGGGGGGCATTCACCTTGATGAGCACCAATTCGCGCTGAATAGACTCTTTGGGATCGAGGTCGTTTATCTTGAGCACGTTTATCAACTTGTGAAGCTGCTTGGTCACCTGCTCCAAGGTATGGGTCTCACCATCGACCACGATGGTCATGCGCGAGTAATTGGGGTCCTCGGTCGGACCGACCGCCAGGCTATCGATGTTGAAGCCCCGCCGGCTGAAGAGACCGGCAACCCTGGTTAAGACACCCGGCTCGTTATCAACCAAAACGGATAGTGTATGTTTCACTCTCCTTCGCCTCCCATCATATCGCTTATGGAACCGCCGGCCGGCACCATCGGAAATACGTTCTCCTCTCGCTCGACGACGAAATCTATGACGTAAGTCTCGGGCGAGGCGATGGCCTCCTTGATGGCCGCCTCAACATCATCTTTTTCGGTGACCCTGAGTCCCTTGGCTCCATAGGCCTCGGCCAGTTTAACAAAGTCGGGCGTTCCGACGGCAATATCGGTGTGAGAGTAGCGACGGTCGTAGAAGAGCTCCTGCCACTGCCTAACCATACCCAGATAGCCGTTGTTCAAGATGAATATGTTAACGGGCAGCTTGTTTGCAACGGCCGTGGCCAGCTCTTGGGAGACCATTTGGATGCTGCCGTCGCCCGCGATATCGATGACGACCTTATCCGGGCAGCCGACCTGAGCCCCGATGGCTGAAGGAAAACCGAAGCCCATGGTACCCAGACCCCCCGACGAGATAAAGGTTCTCGGCTTAAGCGCCCTAAAGTATTGGGCCGCCCACATCTGATTCTGTCCGACTTCGGTCGCGATTATGGCTTCGCCCGCCGTTATCTCTGATATCTTCTCGACCACGAATTCGGGGCGAAGCTTATCATCCTTTTTGTAGGTAAGCGGATACTTCTCCTTCCAGCCTTCAATCTTCTTGCGCCAAGAAGAGATGTCGGCGGAGCCATCGGCCCTCTCCTTCTCTATCTCCTCAATTAGTTGAGAGATGACAACCTTGGCATCTCCTACTATCGGGATTCTGGCCTTGAGATTCTTGCTTATCTCGGCCGGATCGACATCGATGTGGATTATCGTGGCCCCTTGAGCAAAGGTCGAGAGCTTGCCCGTCACTCGATCGTCGAAACGCATGCCGATGGCCAAGAGGAGGTCGCACTCGGTCAAAGCATGGTTGGCCGCACGCATGCCATGCATGCCGGGCATCCCGATGAAGAGATCGTCATTTTCGGGAAAACCCCCTTTGCCCATGAGGGTGATAGTAATCGGTATCTGGGTCAATTTAACCAGTTTAAAAAGTTCATCCCAGGCTCCGGAGCGCAAGATGCCGCCCCCGGCGACGATGACAGGTTTTTTGGCCGAGAGGATGGCTCCGGCCGCCTGTTTTATCTGGCGCGCGTGTCCCTTTTGAGTGGGGTTATACCCGGCAAGGCTCAACTGAGTTGGTTGTTTGAAGACGAACTCGGCCTTTGATATATCGACCGGGATATCGATGAGGACCGGGCCTGGCCGCCCCGTCGAGGCGATGTAGAAGGCCTCCTTGATGATCCTTGGAAGCCCCTTGACGTCCTTGACCAGGTAACTATTCTTAACTATCGGCAGCGTTATGCCGGTAATATCGGCCTCCTGAAAGCCGTCCGTCCCGAGCAGGGTCGTTGCCACCTGACCGGTTATGGCCACCAGCGGTATCGAGTCGAGATAGGCGTTTGCTATCCCGGTAACCAGATTGGTCGCTCCGGGTCCGGATGTAGCCAGGCAAACCCCAACCCTTCCAGTCGCCCTAGCGTAGCCGTCGGCTGCGTGAGCTGCACACTGCTCGTGGCGAACCAGGATGTGACGTATCTTGGAGTCATATATGACGTCATAAATGGGAAGGACGACGCCTCCGGGGTAGCCGAAGATTACTTCGACGCCCTCATCTTCCAAACATTTGATCAAAGCCTGTGCACCAGTTAATTTCACGTCATCACCTCTCATTTTTTTATTTTTATTCCATAGGTTGATCTAAACTGGTTAACTTAAAGTAACTCTATTCTATTATCGCACCCTTGGCGGCCGAAGAGACCAGGCGCTGATAGCGGGCCAGATAACCCTTTAGGACCTTGGGCGGTTTAGGAACCCAAGCCTTTTTACGTTCGGCGAGCTCACTGTGTGAGACCTTCAAGTTTATGCTCTTATTTGGTATATCTATTGAAATCCTATCGCCATCTTTGATGAGGGCGATCGCCCCGCCCTCCGCCGCTTCCGGAGAGACGTGGCCGATGGCCGCCCCCCGGCTGCCGCCGGAAAAACGACCGTCGGTTATAAGGGCGACTTTACTGTCCAATCCCATGCCGGCTATGGCCGAAGTTGGGGTGAGCATCTCGCGCATCCCCGGCCCACCTTTGGGCCCCTCGTAACGGATAACGACGATGTCTCCCGCCTCTATCTTGCAACCGAGAATCGCTTCCACCGCCTCCTCCTCGGAGTCAAAGACCTTGGCTGGTCCCTCATGAACCAGCATCTCTTTGTCAACGGCTGACTGCTTGACGACTGCACCATCGACGGCCAAGTTACCTCTTAAGATGGCAAGCCCGCCCGATTTTGAGTAGGGATTATCGATCGATCTTATGGCGCCGTTATCGAAGGCCCTTG comes from the Actinomycetota bacterium genome and includes:
- a CDS encoding 2-isopropylmalate synthase: MEDKVYIFDTTLRDGEQSPGISLNIREKLEIAEQLARLGVDAIEAGFPITSPGDFEAVKTVADRIKGPFVAGLARAVDADIDRAFEAVKGAEKPMIHTFLATSDIHIERKLKKSKDEVLKMAEAAVKRAKSYLDEVEFSPEDATRSDFNFLCKVVGAAIEAGATRINIPDTVGYALPDEFGRLIRELKNNVAGLNDVILSVHCHNDLGLAVANSLAAVQNGANQVECTINGLGERAGNAALEELIMILDTHYPSLGKKTNIKTEEIIRTSRLVSTLTGYQIQFNKAIVGANAFAHSSGIHTDGMLKDRTTYEIMSPERVGLTESKIILGKTSGRHALRQHLENMGHVLADDELERTYERFKELADKKAEISDDDLEALIADEVRTAQGEVYNLAYLHVVSGSDQTPTATVKLVKNSETIERTAEGDGPVNASCKAIASALNVQARLLFYNVSAITGGLDAQGDVTIQLEIGGKKYLGRGISTDIIEASAKAYLNAINKSLSA
- the serA gene encoding phosphoglycerate dehydrogenase — its product is MKVLVKEQIADLGIEKLKEAGFEVDLAFDMSRDDMLACLSDYDGLIVRSATQVDKEAIMKGSKLKVIGRAGIGVDNIDIMAATKRGIIVANAPQSNIISAAEHALALLMTQARMIVQATNSMKNGKWEKSKFMGIELNDKVMGVLGLGRIGTLVASRARGLGMKVVAYDPYVSSDRFKQIGIEVIDNIADFFKVCDVITVHLPKAKETLGLIGKKEFAMMKDGVRIINTSRGGIVDEQALADAIKDGKVAGAGIDVFTEEPYTKGPLLELDSVIVTPHIAASTIEAQDKAGVIVAEQVIAALKGDFVSNAVNVAAVAPETVDILKPFLPLAEVLGKFFMKLAGGQINSLDIEYSGDIATGKSLELLTIAVIKGLLESVVQEPVTYVNAPSLAAERGIEVKESRTTKTCEYVNSITLSKDDFVVSGTLLSPGKMRIMNLFGYDVDVIPSEYMLIVHNEDRPGMIGNIGTTLGKHNVNIARMQFGRMKARGDAISVLNVDEPISEKALKEIEAIPGVMKAKFVDLNI
- a CDS encoding alanine--glyoxylate aminotransferase family protein, whose translation is MKKNYLMTPGPTPVPAEVLLAQAKPMIHHRAPYYSKVFTSVLDGLKYVFQTDNDVLIFSSSGTGAMESAVVNLFSQGDKVIVVNTGNFGERFAKISKAYGLEVTELAYEWGEKANPDDIRKSLANDPDIKGVFVTHSETSTGIVNDIKVIGDMVKDTKAALIVDTVSGLGALEFRTDAWHVDVAVCGSQKALMAPPGLAFAAVSEKAWAMVEKSTLPKFYFSYEKSLAALKKDTPQNPFTPPVSLVLALDEALKMIKAEGLDNIIKRHSILGKAARAGVKALGLEFFGACDDTSNAVTAIKAPEGINSKEIVKIMREKYGLTIAGGQGKVTGLIFRLGHLGYYDRFDIITTLSGIEMTLKELAYKFEQGAGITAAEKVFLENDF
- the ilvC gene encoding ketol-acid reductoisomerase, which codes for MAEMYYDKDGDLGVIKGKKIAVIGFGSQGHAHALNLHESGLDVVVGLKKDSKSASAVREAGLTLMEPGQAAKAADIIMILVPDQVQKQVFYSEINENLAPGNVLMFAHGFNIHFHQILPREDVDVIMVAPKGPGHLVRRTYQEGNGVPALFAIYQDHSGKAKEISLAYAKGIGSTRAGVLETTFKEETETDLFGEQCVLCGGTSELIRAGFETLVGAGYQPEVAYFECLHELKLIVDLIYESGISGMRYSISDTAEYGDISVGKKIIGESSRAAMKEALRRIQDGEFANEWILENMAGRPVYNAIKKREADHQIEQVGKRLRSMMSWIKK
- the ilvN gene encoding acetolactate synthase small subunit; translated protein: MKHTLSVLVDNEPGVLTRVAGLFSRRGFNIDSLAVGPTEDPNYSRMTIVVDGETHTLEQVTKQLHKLINVLKINDLDPKESIQRELVLIKVNAPPTTRAQIIEIVDIFRANIVDVAKNTLTIEITGSADKLNAFEEMLRPYGIKELARTGKIALSRGLKSE
- the ilvB gene encoding biosynthetic-type acetolactate synthase large subunit, producing MRGDDVKLTGAQALIKCLEDEGVEVIFGYPGGVVLPIYDVIYDSKIRHILVRHEQCAAHAADGYARATGRVGVCLATSGPGATNLVTGIANAYLDSIPLVAITGQVATTLLGTDGFQEADITGITLPIVKNSYLVKDVKGLPRIIKEAFYIASTGRPGPVLIDIPVDISKAEFVFKQPTQLSLAGYNPTQKGHARQIKQAAGAILSAKKPVIVAGGGILRSGAWDELFKLVKLTQIPITITLMGKGGFPENDDLFIGMPGMHGMRAANHALTECDLLLAIGMRFDDRVTGKLSTFAQGATIIHIDVDPAEISKNLKARIPIVGDAKVVISQLIEEIEKERADGSADISSWRKKIEGWKEKYPLTYKKDDKLRPEFVVEKISEITAGEAIIATEVGQNQMWAAQYFRALKPRTFISSGGLGTMGFGFPSAIGAQVGCPDKVVIDIAGDGSIQMVSQELATAVANKLPVNIFILNNGYLGMVRQWQELFYDRRYSHTDIAVGTPDFVKLAEAYGAKGLRVTEKDDVEAAIKEAIASPETYVIDFVVEREENVFPMVPAGGSISDMMGGEGE